The Eriocheir sinensis breed Jianghai 21 chromosome 21, ASM2467909v1, whole genome shotgun sequence genome includes a region encoding these proteins:
- the LOC127001847 gene encoding uncharacterized protein LOC127001847, producing the protein MGVLMEVRAVWSINVGCLLCLLVYLAVARLRTVTRKSMPDLKLTHDSQTSSFPSLAALVLHHESGDMVSVFLVLTWLKFLSMSSKEHLREEGMLTPQMSPLRMLKMLTFLFVLFVGVITAAYFAHLPSSLPQPSPY; encoded by the exons ATGGGTG TGTTAATGGAGGTGCGGGCAGTGTGGTCCATCAACGTGGGCTGCCTGCTGTGCCTGTTGGTGTACCTGGCAGTGGCGAGGCTCAGAACCGTCACTAGGAAGTCCATGCCCGACCTCAAGCTGACCCACGACTCCCAGACCTCATCATTTCCCAGCCTGGCCGCCCTTGTTCTCCATCACGAATCTGG GGATATGGTGTCCGTGTTCCTGGTACTGACGTGGCTCAAGTTCCTCAGCATGAGCTCCAAGGAACACCTCAG GGAAGAGGGAATGCTTACGCCGCAAATGTCGCCGCTGAGGATGCTGAAGATGCTGACTTTCCTGTTCGTGCTGTTTGTCGGGGTCATCACGGCCGCCTACTTcgcccatctcccttcctcactgccACAGCCGTCACCTTACTGA